In Kordiimonas sp. SCSIO 12610, the following are encoded in one genomic region:
- the dxs gene encoding 1-deoxy-D-xylulose-5-phosphate synthase, with product MSGRLETPLLDQVKSPDELRKLEKGQLRQVADELRAEMIDAVSVTGGHFGAGLGVVELTVALHYVFNTPEDRLIWDVGHQAYPHKILTGRREQIRTIRQGGGLSPFTKRSESDYDPFGAGHSSTSISAALGMAVANKMSDKPGRGIAVIGDGAMSAGMAYEAMNNAKQAGNRLVVILNDNEMSIAPAVGAMSAYLAKILSSRSFLSLRDLGKKIVSHFPKPIADTARRAEEYARGIATGGTLFDELGFYYIGPIDGHNMDHLLPVLENVRDAQDGPILIHVVTEKGKGHPFETPNLEKYHAVPKFDVVTKEHQKSKPSAPTYTNVFADALIKEAAIDDKIVAITAAMPSGTGINKFEEKFPDRTFDVGIAEQHAVTFAAGLAAEGYKPFATIYSTFLQRAYDQIVHDVAVQKLPVRFAIDRAGLVGADGPTHAGSFDVTYLASLPHMIVMAAADEADLMHMVATAASINDKPSAVRYPRGEGRGVALPKKGEILEIGKGRIVKQGSKVAILSLGARLDEALKAADELEAKGLSTTVADARFAKPIDEKLIRDLAASHDVLLTIEEGSIGGFGAHVMDYLADEGILDGSLKVRALKLPDVFQDHGNPADMYAEAGLDAKGIVASVLKALGHNSIGQETIEQTARS from the coding sequence TTGAGCGGAAGACTAGAGACACCATTACTCGATCAGGTTAAGTCCCCTGATGAATTGCGTAAACTTGAAAAGGGCCAGCTTCGACAAGTTGCGGATGAATTACGTGCAGAGATGATCGACGCGGTCTCCGTGACTGGTGGGCATTTCGGCGCTGGACTAGGCGTTGTAGAGCTAACGGTTGCGCTTCATTATGTTTTCAATACACCAGAAGATCGTCTGATTTGGGATGTGGGACATCAAGCCTATCCGCATAAGATTTTAACAGGACGGCGTGAGCAAATCAGAACCATCCGTCAGGGTGGTGGTTTGTCCCCGTTTACCAAAAGGTCTGAAAGCGATTATGACCCGTTTGGGGCAGGACATTCCTCTACTTCAATAAGTGCGGCGCTTGGTATGGCGGTTGCGAACAAAATGTCTGATAAGCCGGGGCGCGGGATTGCCGTTATCGGTGACGGGGCAATGAGCGCTGGCATGGCCTATGAAGCTATGAATAATGCTAAGCAAGCGGGTAACCGCCTTGTTGTTATTCTGAATGATAACGAGATGTCTATCGCCCCTGCGGTTGGTGCGATGAGTGCGTATCTCGCCAAAATCCTAAGTAGCCGTTCGTTTTTATCGCTACGGGACTTAGGCAAAAAGATTGTTTCGCATTTTCCCAAGCCAATAGCCGACACCGCAAGGCGTGCGGAGGAATATGCGCGCGGTATTGCGACAGGCGGGACGCTTTTTGACGAACTTGGTTTCTATTATATTGGGCCGATTGATGGCCACAATATGGATCACCTTTTACCCGTTTTGGAAAATGTACGAGACGCGCAGGATGGTCCTATCCTTATCCATGTTGTGACGGAAAAAGGCAAAGGCCATCCGTTTGAGACACCGAACCTTGAGAAATACCACGCGGTTCCCAAGTTTGATGTTGTGACGAAAGAGCATCAAAAATCGAAACCGAGTGCACCAACCTATACCAACGTATTTGCTGATGCTTTGATTAAGGAAGCAGCAATCGATGATAAAATAGTCGCTATCACGGCGGCGATGCCATCAGGCACAGGTATTAACAAGTTTGAAGAAAAATTCCCGGATCGCACGTTTGATGTTGGTATCGCGGAACAGCATGCTGTCACATTCGCTGCAGGCCTGGCGGCAGAGGGCTACAAACCTTTCGCAACGATTTATTCCACATTCCTGCAACGGGCCTATGATCAGATCGTTCATGATGTCGCCGTTCAAAAATTACCAGTTCGCTTTGCGATTGACCGTGCTGGTCTCGTCGGTGCGGACGGGCCAACCCATGCAGGTAGTTTTGATGTAACCTACCTTGCGAGCTTGCCGCATATGATTGTGATGGCTGCGGCGGACGAGGCTGATCTGATGCACATGGTGGCAACAGCAGCGTCGATTAATGATAAGCCATCAGCAGTTCGATATCCGCGCGGCGAAGGTCGTGGTGTTGCATTGCCTAAAAAGGGTGAAATCCTTGAAATTGGTAAAGGCCGTATTGTCAAACAAGGTAGTAAGGTCGCGATCTTGTCACTTGGTGCACGTCTTGATGAGGCATTAAAGGCTGCTGATGAACTGGAGGCTAAGGGCCTTTCAACCACTGTCGCTGACGCACGCTTTGCAAAACCGATTGATGAAAAGCTTATTAGAGACCTTGCAGCCAGCCATGATGTTCTTTTGACAATCGAGGAAGGATCAATCGGCGGCTTTGGTGCGCATGTTATGGATTATCTTGCAGACGAGGGTATTCTTGATGGTTCCTTAAAAGTGAGGGCCCTCAAATTGCCTGATGTGTTCCAAGATCATGGTAATCCGGCTGATATGTATGCCGAGGCTGGTCTTGACGCAAAAGGAATTGTGGCAAGCGTTTTGAAGGCGCTCGGTCATAATTCGATTGGTCAGGAAACGATTGAGCAAACGGCTAGGTCTTAA
- a CDS encoding TlyA family RNA methyltransferase codes for MAGKIRVDVALVDRGLVETRAKAQALIMAGVVFSAEVKITKAGHQIKEDQPLEVRGKDHPWVSRGGLKLEKGLKHFDIDPKGFTVIDVGASTGGFTDVALTNGATHVYAVDVGRGQLAWKLRNDDRVTVLEKTNARYLTEAEIPNAPDLIVCDASFISLKTVLPAALALLKDGGHLIALIKPQFEVGKDNVGKGGVVRDPELHKAVCEDISDWLGGLPGWHVAGITESPIKGPEGNIEFLIHGIKTGK; via the coding sequence ATGGCCGGTAAAATCCGTGTGGATGTTGCGCTTGTTGATCGCGGGCTTGTGGAAACCCGAGCAAAAGCACAGGCTCTTATTATGGCTGGCGTTGTTTTTTCTGCTGAGGTCAAGATCACAAAAGCTGGCCATCAAATTAAGGAAGACCAGCCGCTTGAAGTGCGGGGTAAAGATCACCCATGGGTTAGCCGTGGCGGCCTTAAGCTTGAGAAGGGTTTAAAACATTTTGATATTGACCCGAAAGGGTTCACGGTCATTGATGTTGGGGCCTCAACGGGTGGTTTCACTGATGTCGCGCTTACAAATGGTGCCACACATGTTTACGCGGTTGATGTGGGGCGTGGTCAGTTAGCATGGAAACTCAGAAATGATGATCGGGTTACGGTTCTTGAGAAAACGAACGCCCGTTATTTAACCGAAGCAGAAATTCCGAATGCCCCCGACCTTATTGTATGCGACGCCAGTTTTATCTCGTTGAAAACGGTTCTGCCTGCTGCGCTCGCTCTTTTAAAGGATGGCGGTCATTTGATAGCGCTGATTAAACCGCAGTTTGAGGTTGGCAAGGATAATGTGGGGAAGGGTGGTGTTGTTCGTGACCCAGAATTGCATAAGGCTGTCTGTGAAGATATTTCGGATTGGTTGGGTGGATTACCGGGGTGGCATGTCGCCGGTATTACTGAAAGTCCGATTAAGGGGCCTGAAGGTAATATTGAATTTCTGATTCACGGAATTAAAACCGGAAAGTAA
- the rlmD gene encoding 23S rRNA (uracil(1939)-C(5))-methyltransferase RlmD: MRFSLTIDKIGSSGDGIGQYDGKLVFVPFALPEEDVIVEKVKENKNGITARLVSIEKESPERISPVCKHFTQCGGCQAQHMSRNLYTQWMKDKVLKPLSGHGLDTSTVSAPIITKERTRRRLALRARKTEKGVIVGFNARESHTIVDIQECIVAEDDLVKLFDPLRDALHRILPKAGKAEIHLTNTKTGVDILFKASVSLSLADREVLTDFAEKYDIAAIHWLADDFLDPVLISREPLIDIDGTNVPIQPGGFIQASEEGQKLLIDQVREWASSSRRVADLFSGIGTFTFALAKKAQVLAAEGNAEAMNCLVAARNASSHLKQIITRKRDLFIKPLMPEELNQFDTVVIDPPRAGAKEQVDRISSSDICRVISVSCNPNTFARDAELLNKSGFKVEKIIPVDQFLYSQHIEIIALIVKK, from the coding sequence ATGCGATTTTCGCTGACAATTGATAAAATCGGTAGTAGCGGCGATGGTATCGGCCAATATGACGGTAAGTTGGTTTTCGTTCCTTTTGCATTGCCAGAAGAAGACGTGATCGTTGAAAAGGTCAAAGAAAACAAAAACGGAATTACTGCGCGGTTAGTTTCAATTGAAAAAGAAAGCCCTGAGCGTATCAGCCCGGTTTGTAAACACTTTACGCAATGCGGTGGCTGTCAGGCGCAACATATGTCGCGCAATTTATACACACAATGGATGAAGGATAAGGTGCTTAAGCCGCTTTCAGGCCATGGCCTTGATACGTCAACCGTATCAGCACCGATTATAACCAAGGAACGCACGCGGAGGCGGTTAGCGCTTCGGGCAAGAAAAACCGAGAAAGGCGTTATAGTCGGTTTTAACGCGCGCGAAAGCCACACGATTGTAGATATCCAAGAATGTATTGTAGCGGAGGATGATTTAGTTAAATTATTTGATCCGCTAAGAGATGCTCTGCATAGGATTTTACCAAAAGCGGGCAAAGCTGAAATTCACCTCACAAATACGAAGACAGGCGTTGATATTCTTTTCAAGGCAAGTGTTTCGTTATCCTTGGCGGACCGCGAAGTTCTGACAGACTTTGCGGAGAAGTATGATATTGCCGCAATTCATTGGCTTGCTGATGACTTTTTAGACCCCGTACTGATAAGTCGTGAGCCACTTATTGATATTGATGGAACCAATGTTCCTATTCAACCTGGTGGTTTCATTCAGGCAAGCGAGGAAGGCCAAAAGCTTCTTATTGATCAGGTCCGTGAATGGGCTTCATCTTCGCGTAGAGTTGCTGATTTGTTTTCAGGTATTGGAACCTTTACGTTTGCACTGGCAAAAAAAGCTCAGGTCTTGGCGGCGGAAGGAAATGCAGAGGCGATGAATTGCCTTGTTGCTGCACGGAACGCATCTAGTCATCTAAAACAAATCATCACCCGTAAAAGGGATCTGTTTATCAAACCGCTTATGCCGGAAGAACTGAATCAGTTTGATACGGTTGTCATCGACCCACCGAGGGCAGGGGCTAAGGAACAAGTGGACAGAATATCTTCATCGGATATTTGTCGCGTAATAAGTGTTTCCTGCAATCCAAATACTTTTGCACGTGATGCAGAATTATTAAATAAAAGTGGTTTTAAAGTTGAAAAAATTATTCCTGTTGATCAATTCCTATATTCTCAACATATTGAAATAATTGCATTAATTGTTAAAAAATAA
- a CDS encoding FAD-binding oxidoreductase, which produces MISEAHIHAFYAMLDSKSVSTDQEEIEPHLHEWRDKFKGSSNLLLKPSSVQDVSRIVKYCNEHSLAIVPQGGNTGLVGGGIAGLESKRAEIILSTKRIKNHIAVDDRDYSITADAGYTVAELETEATRFSRHFPLSLASEGSCTLGGIISTNAGGVHVVRYGTTRDLILGIEAVLPNGEIFSDLSTLRKDNTGYDLKQLLIGAEGTLGIITKASMKLVPVENNITTAWIAVQSAENALDILSRVKEGFSETLSAFEIMPLSGINMVLEHIEGTRPVLEGNHPWYILLELGTSSENTPLQTMLENKLADFIDAGLVEDAVIAKSISERADFWKLRESMSEAQKHEGGSIKHDISVPVAKVPEFLNIANEAISKHFPDARPTPFGHLGDGNLHYNIMQPKDADKATFLGEWQRMNEIVHDITVSFGGSISAEHGIGTLKKGELSRLKPATEIAAMRAIKQALDPNNIMNPGALFI; this is translated from the coding sequence ATGATCTCAGAAGCCCACATTCATGCCTTTTATGCTATGCTAGACAGCAAGTCTGTCTCTACAGACCAAGAGGAAATAGAGCCACACCTTCATGAATGGCGTGATAAATTTAAAGGGTCCAGCAATCTACTTTTGAAACCATCATCGGTGCAGGATGTTTCCCGAATAGTAAAATATTGCAACGAACATTCACTTGCCATCGTGCCACAAGGCGGCAACACTGGCCTTGTCGGTGGTGGGATAGCTGGGCTTGAGTCAAAACGCGCGGAAATTATTTTAAGCACCAAACGCATCAAAAACCACATCGCAGTTGACGACAGGGATTATTCAATCACCGCAGATGCAGGATACACAGTTGCTGAATTAGAAACTGAGGCAACGCGGTTTAGTCGCCATTTTCCTTTATCCTTGGCGTCCGAGGGTAGCTGCACCCTCGGTGGGATCATATCAACGAATGCTGGCGGGGTGCATGTCGTGCGGTACGGGACAACGCGCGACCTCATTCTAGGCATAGAAGCTGTTCTGCCGAACGGTGAAATTTTCAGCGACTTAAGCACACTTCGGAAAGACAATACAGGCTATGACCTCAAACAATTACTGATCGGAGCAGAAGGAACGCTGGGCATTATCACCAAAGCTTCGATGAAGTTGGTACCTGTTGAAAACAACATCACAACTGCATGGATTGCTGTTCAAAGTGCAGAAAATGCGCTCGATATTTTGTCGCGAGTAAAAGAAGGCTTTTCGGAAACTCTTTCTGCGTTTGAAATTATGCCATTGAGCGGCATAAACATGGTTTTAGAGCATATCGAAGGGACACGTCCTGTATTAGAAGGCAATCACCCTTGGTATATCTTGCTTGAGCTTGGAACAAGCAGCGAAAACACGCCACTGCAAACTATGCTTGAAAACAAGTTAGCTGATTTCATCGACGCTGGCCTTGTTGAAGACGCAGTCATCGCGAAGTCCATTAGCGAACGAGCTGATTTTTGGAAACTTCGGGAAAGCATGTCAGAAGCACAAAAACATGAAGGTGGCAGTATCAAGCATGATATTTCTGTGCCTGTCGCAAAAGTTCCTGAATTTCTAAATATTGCGAATGAAGCGATCTCGAAGCATTTTCCAGACGCACGTCCTACACCCTTCGGTCATCTGGGGGACGGCAATCTGCACTATAACATCATGCAGCCAAAAGATGCTGACAAAGCTACCTTTCTCGGGGAATGGCAGCGCATGAATGAGATCGTCCACGACATCACAGTTTCATTTGGGGGATCAATTTCAGCCGAGCACGGAATTGGCACCCTGAAGAAAGGCGAACTTTCGCGCCTGAAACCAGCGACTGAAATCGCAGCAATGCGTGCAATTAAACAGGCGCTTGACCCCAACAACATAATGAACCCGGGCGCACTTTTTATTTAA
- a CDS encoding MBL fold metallo-hydrolase, which produces MADEPLQKVEGDKTSDVTDHRTGRVDPLASLTVLYDHVPEGEAVIEVAKGVYWARLPLPWSLDHINVYLFKEDNGWTVVDTGANGSRGRDVWEKLFSSVMNGEPIVRVVATHMHPDHIGLAGWLVEKFDSEFVITQAEYLLSNTLWLGASDVFPESELNFLLEHGLDPQFEAMVRAAGYSSYKKGVYKLPSQYRRIEDGSEITFGGRNWKVIIGRGHSPEHACLYSLDGELLLSGDQILPEITSNVSVHAREPQANPLAQWISSLNRMLGITSNPIVLPSHGPVYRGLEERLNALIEGHYNKLVKLHAYLDEPKSSVECFPALFRRKITGMDFFLALGETVAHLHLLRSLGLAEESKDGRLVKFVRKGELNTQELLNAIEALPGINLRPLSDIMP; this is translated from the coding sequence ATGGCAGATGAGCCATTACAAAAGGTTGAAGGCGATAAAACAAGTGATGTTACGGATCATCGAACTGGCCGTGTTGATCCGCTTGCAAGTTTGACAGTACTTTATGATCATGTTCCTGAAGGTGAGGCTGTCATTGAGGTTGCAAAGGGTGTTTACTGGGCGCGTCTTCCCCTGCCGTGGTCGTTGGACCATATCAATGTTTATCTGTTCAAAGAAGATAATGGCTGGACCGTTGTTGATACTGGTGCAAATGGATCGCGCGGTAGAGATGTTTGGGAAAAACTATTCAGCTCTGTCATGAACGGTGAACCGATTGTGCGTGTGGTTGCAACACACATGCACCCTGATCATATCGGGCTTGCGGGTTGGCTGGTTGAAAAATTTGATAGTGAATTTGTCATAACCCAAGCTGAATATTTATTATCAAATACGCTTTGGCTTGGCGCTAGTGATGTTTTCCCCGAAAGTGAACTGAACTTCCTATTGGAGCATGGTCTTGACCCGCAATTCGAAGCGATGGTCAGGGCGGCTGGTTATTCTTCCTACAAAAAAGGTGTTTACAAACTGCCTAGTCAATACCGCAGGATTGAGGACGGCAGCGAAATAACCTTCGGTGGACGTAATTGGAAAGTTATCATTGGTCGCGGCCATTCTCCAGAGCACGCGTGCTTATATTCCTTGGATGGTGAATTGTTGCTATCTGGCGATCAGATACTCCCTGAAATAACATCGAATGTTTCGGTTCATGCCCGTGAACCTCAGGCGAACCCACTTGCGCAGTGGATATCGTCCTTGAATAGAATGCTCGGGATTACAAGCAATCCCATCGTTCTGCCATCGCATGGGCCAGTTTATAGGGGGCTTGAAGAACGGCTGAACGCACTGATCGAAGGGCACTATAATAAGCTCGTTAAATTGCATGCTTATTTGGATGAACCAAAGTCGTCAGTAGAGTGTTTCCCTGCTTTGTTCCGTCGAAAAATTACTGGTATGGACTTTTTCCTCGCGCTCGGTGAGACAGTAGCCCACTTGCATTTACTGCGGTCCCTTGGCCTTGCGGAAGAAAGCAAAGATGGTAGGTTGGTGAAGTTTGTGCGCAAAGGCGAATTAAATACTCAAGAATTATTAAACGCTATTGAAGCTTTGCCGGGAATTAATCTCAGGCCATTATCGGATATTATGCCGTAG
- a CDS encoding L-threonylcarbamoyladenylate synthase, with protein MTDMITQVVSCDDSPAIARATAILRSGNLVAAATETVYGLAADATNDEAVKKIYQVKGRPSNNPLICHVLDISMAESLVEVSETAKLLMEKFWPGPLTLVLPQRTPTQIAPTVSAGLSTLAVRCPNHPAMRSLIKGSGLPLAAPSANPSGKISPTTAEHVRSGLDGKIEMIIDGGATDLGIESTIISIDQNDVIRLLRPGTITSDEIADASNKDILDNNSNHITAPGQLESHYAPDALIRLNAKTALAGEYHIGFGEVKGNFNLSETGDLSEAAKKLFTAIGKADQSADKIAIAPIPLTGIGLAINDRIKRAAAPRPQTDTDTDHHLNSNGNE; from the coding sequence ATGACCGATATGATAACTCAAGTAGTTTCTTGTGATGACAGCCCAGCAATAGCAAGGGCTACAGCCATTTTACGAAGTGGAAACCTTGTCGCCGCCGCTACGGAAACCGTGTATGGTTTGGCCGCTGATGCAACAAATGATGAAGCTGTAAAAAAAATCTATCAGGTTAAAGGAAGACCATCAAATAACCCCCTCATTTGCCATGTACTTGATATTTCCATGGCCGAGTCTCTTGTCGAGGTTTCTGAGACTGCAAAATTGCTGATGGAGAAATTTTGGCCCGGCCCCCTCACACTCGTACTACCTCAAAGAACACCAACGCAAATCGCTCCAACCGTTTCGGCAGGGCTTTCTACGCTCGCGGTTCGATGCCCAAACCATCCCGCAATGCGGTCTTTGATTAAAGGTTCCGGCTTACCTCTTGCCGCGCCGAGCGCGAACCCATCTGGCAAGATTTCACCAACTACCGCTGAGCACGTTCGAAGTGGCCTTGATGGTAAAATTGAAATGATCATCGACGGCGGGGCGACAGACCTCGGTATCGAGTCCACTATCATTTCAATCGATCAAAACGACGTCATCAGATTATTAAGGCCCGGCACGATCACATCGGATGAAATCGCTGACGCATCAAACAAAGACATTTTAGACAACAACAGCAATCACATCACGGCCCCCGGCCAGTTGGAAAGCCACTATGCGCCCGACGCGCTCATACGCCTAAATGCAAAAACAGCTCTCGCTGGTGAATATCATATCGGGTTTGGTGAGGTTAAAGGCAACTTCAATTTAAGCGAAACTGGCGACCTAAGCGAAGCCGCAAAGAAGCTGTTCACAGCAATCGGGAAAGCGGACCAAAGTGCCGATAAAATTGCCATTGCCCCAATTCCTTTAACGGGTATTGGCCTCGCGATTAATGATCGTATCAAGCGCGCAGCAGCCCCGCGCCCACAAACAGATACCGATACGGACCATCATTTAAACTCTAACGGCAACGAATGA
- a CDS encoding polyprenyl synthetase family protein — protein MPAIHHNGALEAALKATSSAVERILTPILHKPSGLEARVVEAMHYAVFSGGKRLRPFLVLASSELFDVDRKRALRVAAAIECVHCYSLVHDDLPAMDDDDLRRGKPTVHIKYDEATAILAGDALLTLAFEILSAPETHDDPNVRLELVSALAKASGYQGMVGGQMIDLMAADYELDQAAVCRLQQMKTGALISFSVEAGAIMGHASTSARASLQGYARDLGLAFQVADDLLDAEGSIEATGKAVGKDAAAGKATLVSIMGLERAKQQANMLTDQAIDHLSGFDDRASLLRAVAHFAINRHT, from the coding sequence GTGCCCGCTATTCATCATAACGGTGCCCTCGAAGCAGCTCTAAAGGCGACGTCATCCGCTGTAGAACGGATTTTAACGCCAATATTACATAAACCATCCGGTCTTGAAGCCCGCGTTGTGGAAGCAATGCATTATGCGGTGTTTTCTGGTGGTAAGCGTTTGCGTCCATTTTTGGTTCTGGCGAGTTCCGAGCTGTTTGACGTTGACCGAAAGCGGGCCCTTCGTGTAGCGGCAGCGATAGAATGTGTTCATTGTTATTCGCTTGTTCATGATGACTTGCCAGCAATGGATGATGATGACCTCCGCCGGGGTAAGCCGACGGTGCATATAAAGTACGATGAAGCAACAGCAATACTGGCTGGGGACGCGCTTTTAACGTTAGCGTTTGAAATTTTATCGGCGCCAGAGACGCACGATGATCCAAATGTTCGCCTAGAACTCGTTAGTGCACTCGCTAAGGCATCTGGGTATCAAGGGATGGTCGGCGGCCAGATGATAGACTTGATGGCAGCGGATTATGAATTGGATCAAGCGGCTGTGTGTAGACTGCAACAAATGAAAACCGGTGCCCTTATCAGCTTTTCTGTCGAAGCAGGGGCTATCATGGGACATGCGAGCACGAGCGCCAGAGCCTCCTTGCAGGGGTATGCGAGGGATTTGGGCCTTGCGTTTCAGGTTGCTGATGATCTGTTGGATGCTGAGGGTAGTATAGAAGCTACAGGCAAAGCCGTTGGCAAAGATGCTGCTGCCGGGAAGGCAACGCTTGTCAGTATAATGGGGTTAGAGCGTGCGAAGCAACAAGCAAATATGCTAACCGATCAGGCTATTGATCATTTATCAGGTTTTGATGACCGTGCATCGCTTTTGCGTGCTGTCGCACATTTTGCTATAAATCGTCACACTTGA
- a CDS encoding exodeoxyribonuclease VII small subunit, which yields MSNEPNAQHSDFEDIKDMTFEVAMAQLEEVVRKLENGSVSLEDSIEYYTRGEALKKHCEAKLSEAEARIEKITLAKDGTPTGVEPFEAG from the coding sequence ATGAGCAACGAACCTAACGCGCAACATTCTGATTTTGAAGACATCAAAGACATGACTTTTGAAGTAGCGATGGCTCAGCTTGAAGAGGTTGTTCGTAAGCTTGAAAATGGTAGTGTTTCCCTTGAAGATTCGATCGAATATTACACTCGTGGTGAAGCTTTGAAAAAGCATTGCGAGGCAAAGCTTTCTGAAGCAGAGGCGCGTATTGAGAAGATCACACTCGCAAAAGACGGTACACCAACGGGTGTTGAACCGTTTGAGGCGGGATAG
- a CDS encoding acyl-CoA dehydrogenase produces MSEYKAPLEEIRFALEVSAGLNEWTDIPAFVEAGEDLVGAVLEEAGKLARDVIAPTNVIGDQEGATLQEDGTVKTPDAFKAMNEAFVEGGWPTLAFEPDYGGQGLPGSLALAVSEMVTSANMAYSLNPMLTSGAIEAIAAHGSDEQKAMYLPNMIAGTWTGAMNLTESGAGSDVGALKSKAEALPDGSYKITGQKIFITWGDHDLAENVIHLVLARLPGAPKGTKGISMFIVPKFHVNDDGTLGDRNDVRCVSLEHKLGIHGSPTCVMSFGDNDNCIGYLVGRENEGMRNMFTMMNHARISVGLEGVAISERAYQHAVWYAEDRVQSASIDRTGPDAVAIIQHPDVKRMLMTVKATTEAARAIIYRNAWALDRAHKAEDADVRRQASGEADLLTPISKAYSTDIGVENTSTALQVFGGMGFVEETGAAQHYRDSRIAPIYEGTNGIQALDLVGRKLNMDGGEHWRALIEEMRTFCSENASNPSIDIAALASAVEALSEAAEALFSNGFERIVDTASSATPYLRMFGTVVGAYLLSLQSLEASRRLEANTGNPEFLKTKQLTANFFIEQILPVGTALLKPVLAGGSTLSEISTEMFARQ; encoded by the coding sequence ATGAGTGAATATAAAGCCCCTTTGGAAGAAATCAGGTTTGCCCTTGAAGTGTCAGCGGGCCTGAATGAATGGACTGATATCCCCGCGTTCGTGGAAGCCGGTGAAGATCTGGTTGGTGCCGTTCTCGAGGAGGCTGGCAAGCTCGCGCGTGATGTGATCGCGCCTACTAATGTGATTGGTGACCAGGAAGGGGCAACCTTACAGGAAGACGGGACCGTTAAAACCCCTGATGCCTTCAAGGCCATGAATGAAGCGTTTGTTGAAGGTGGCTGGCCAACCCTTGCGTTTGAACCAGATTACGGTGGGCAGGGGCTTCCGGGCAGCCTTGCCCTTGCTGTTAGCGAAATGGTGACGTCTGCCAACATGGCCTATAGCCTCAATCCAATGCTGACCTCTGGTGCAATCGAAGCGATAGCAGCACATGGTTCGGATGAGCAAAAAGCGATGTATCTGCCAAACATGATCGCGGGAACATGGACGGGCGCCATGAACCTGACGGAATCAGGTGCTGGTTCAGATGTTGGTGCGCTGAAAAGCAAGGCGGAAGCTTTGCCGGATGGTTCTTATAAAATCACAGGGCAAAAAATCTTTATAACATGGGGTGATCATGATCTTGCGGAGAATGTCATTCACTTGGTGTTGGCGCGCTTGCCGGGTGCACCCAAGGGAACCAAGGGAATTTCAATGTTCATTGTACCCAAGTTCCATGTGAACGACGATGGAACGTTGGGCGACCGTAATGACGTTCGTTGTGTCAGTTTAGAGCACAAACTCGGTATCCACGGTAGTCCAACATGTGTTATGTCCTTCGGTGATAATGACAACTGTATTGGATATTTGGTTGGTCGTGAGAACGAGGGCATGCGTAACATGTTCACGATGATGAACCATGCACGCATCAGTGTTGGCCTCGAAGGTGTTGCCATATCAGAGCGCGCTTATCAGCATGCGGTTTGGTATGCCGAAGATCGTGTTCAATCGGCGTCCATTGACCGAACAGGCCCAGACGCTGTTGCAATTATTCAGCATCCTGATGTGAAACGTATGTTGATGACCGTTAAGGCAACAACCGAGGCTGCACGCGCGATCATTTACCGTAATGCTTGGGCCCTTGACCGTGCCCACAAAGCAGAAGACGCAGATGTTCGCAGGCAAGCGAGCGGTGAAGCAGATTTATTAACACCGATATCCAAGGCCTATTCTACGGACATTGGGGTTGAAAACACCTCTACGGCACTTCAGGTCTTTGGCGGTATGGGGTTCGTCGAAGAAACTGGTGCTGCACAGCATTACCGCGATTCCAGAATTGCACCGATTTACGAAGGAACGAATGGAATTCAGGCGCTTGATCTTGTTGGGCGTAAGCTCAATATGGACGGCGGTGAACATTGGCGCGCCTTAATTGAGGAAATGCGCACTTTTTGTTCTGAAAATGCATCAAATCCGTCAATTGATATTGCCGCGTTGGCAAGCGCGGTTGAAGCGCTCTCTGAGGCAGCAGAAGCGCTCTTTAGTAATGGGTTTGAACGTATTGTTGACACAGCGTCCTCCGCGACACCTTATCTAAGGATGTTTGGAACCGTTGTTGGTGCCTACCTTCTGTCCTTACAGTCACTTGAAGCGTCCAGACGGCTGGAAGCCAATACAGGCAATCCAGAGTTTTTGAAAACCAAGCAATTAACGGCGAACTTCTTCATCGAACAAATTTTGCCAGTTGGGACTGCACTTTTGAAACCAGTTTTGGCAGGTGGGTCAACATTATCTGAAATTTCTACGGAAATGTTTGCAAGACAGTAA